One segment of Roseofilum casamattae BLCC-M143 DNA contains the following:
- a CDS encoding GspE/PulE family protein gives MTKSPMQRRQQSKALIAAANNLSPFGNQLVQSGFIDRKQMEQALVESRKNNRSLTDVLEQLTGKQLSPDLVRQYKKQQLFELKILYGVDSLDPEISEINTEQVNELIDTLIPLDLCRRYQLVPLSKNNANPPAVLVALVDPDNLAAQDDLNRVLRPQGFTMNRMVITTEDFQAIISKYLDEQVKKSPDVKKVDARQLEIDIAQFEDGDLEDAGDDEFSDADLNKALGDAESAPVIKAVNQILAKALSEGVSDIHVEPQENHLRVRFRKDGVLQEPFPAFPKKIVPAITSRFKIISDLDIAERRKPQDGRIRRVFQGRKVDFRVNTLPSRYGEKIVLRILDNSSTQLGLDKLITSPETLELVREMASRPFGLILVTGPTGSGKSTTLYSILAERNDPGINISTAEDPIEYALPGINQVQVIREKGMDFSSILRAFLRQDPDVILVGETRDKETAKTAIEAALTGHLVLTTLHTNDASGAIARLDEMGVEPFMVSGALLGVVAQRLMRRVCSECRIPYTPTQEELARFGLSAGNEGNLTLYKANTIAPDERSKLKEAGELCPKCNGVGYKGRCGVYELLRITENLQVLINQGAPTERIKEAAVEEGMVTLLAYSLNLVREGSTTLEEVERVTFTDSGLEAELKAKRKVGLTCRVCGAGLQQEWIDCPYCMTPRFSD, from the coding sequence ATGACGAAATCACCTATGCAGCGACGGCAGCAGTCTAAAGCCTTAATTGCTGCAGCCAATAATCTTTCTCCCTTTGGCAATCAACTGGTGCAGTCCGGGTTTATCGACCGCAAACAGATGGAGCAAGCCCTAGTAGAAAGTCGTAAAAATAACCGCTCTCTGACCGATGTTCTCGAACAGCTTACGGGCAAGCAACTGTCGCCGGACTTAGTCCGCCAGTACAAAAAACAACAACTGTTTGAACTGAAGATCTTATACGGCGTTGACTCTCTCGATCCGGAAATTAGCGAAATTAATACGGAGCAGGTTAATGAGTTAATCGATACTTTAATTCCCCTGGATCTGTGCCGTCGCTACCAACTGGTTCCCCTCTCCAAGAATAATGCCAATCCTCCAGCGGTCTTAGTCGCTCTGGTCGATCCGGATAACTTAGCTGCTCAAGACGATCTCAACCGAGTTCTGAGACCGCAAGGGTTTACCATGAATCGCATGGTGATTACCACCGAAGACTTTCAAGCTATCATCTCCAAGTATCTGGACGAACAGGTGAAAAAATCACCTGACGTGAAAAAAGTTGATGCCAGACAGTTGGAGATTGATATTGCTCAATTTGAGGATGGCGATCTCGAAGATGCTGGCGATGATGAATTCTCTGATGCCGATTTAAACAAGGCTCTTGGAGATGCAGAAAGCGCGCCGGTGATTAAGGCGGTGAACCAAATTCTGGCAAAAGCACTATCAGAAGGGGTTTCAGATATTCATGTCGAACCTCAGGAAAACCATCTGCGAGTTCGCTTTCGTAAAGATGGGGTTTTGCAAGAACCGTTTCCAGCCTTTCCGAAGAAGATTGTGCCGGCAATTACCTCGCGCTTTAAGATTATTTCCGATCTCGATATTGCCGAACGACGCAAGCCTCAAGATGGGAGAATTCGCCGGGTTTTCCAAGGTCGTAAAGTAGACTTTCGGGTAAATACTCTCCCTTCGCGCTATGGCGAGAAAATTGTTCTGCGAATTTTGGATAACTCTTCGACGCAGTTGGGGTTAGATAAGCTGATTACCAGTCCGGAGACGTTAGAATTGGTCCGCGAAATGGCATCTCGTCCGTTTGGATTAATTCTGGTTACCGGACCGACGGGATCGGGAAAATCGACGACGCTGTATTCTATTCTTGCCGAACGTAACGATCCGGGAATTAATATTTCGACAGCAGAAGATCCGATTGAATATGCCCTTCCGGGGATTAACCAGGTACAGGTTATTCGCGAAAAGGGAATGGACTTTTCCTCAATTCTGCGGGCATTTTTGCGACAAGATCCCGATGTTATCCTGGTGGGAGAAACCCGAGATAAAGAAACGGCGAAAACGGCAATTGAAGCAGCGCTCACCGGACACTTAGTATTGACAACGTTGCATACTAATGATGCCTCTGGCGCGATCGCCCGCTTAGATGAGATGGGAGTCGAACCGTTCATGGTCTCTGGAGCGCTGCTGGGAGTAGTGGCACAACGGCTGATGCGGCGCGTCTGTAGCGAATGCCGAATCCCATATACGCCGACTCAAGAAGAGTTAGCTCGGTTTGGCTTAAGTGCCGGCAACGAAGGTAACTTAACGTTATATAAAGCCAATACAATTGCTCCAGACGAACGCTCTAAACTGAAAGAAGCTGGAGAACTCTGTCCCAAATGTAATGGTGTTGGCTATAAAGGACGCTGCGGGGTGTACGAACTGCTGCGAATTACAGAGAATCTCCAAGTTTTAATCAACCAAGGTGCTCCCACAGAGCGGATTAAAGAAGCTGCTGTTGAAGAAGGGATGGTTACCTTGTTAGCTTACAGTTTAAACTTGGTTCGGGAAGGATCGACGACTTTGGAAGAAGTCGAGCGGGTGACCTTTACCGATAGTGGCTTGGAAGCTGAATTAAAAGCCAAACGTAAAGTAGGCTTAACTTGTCGTGTATGTGGGGCTGGCTTGCAACAAGAATGGATCGATTGTCCTTATTGCATGACCCCGCGTTTTAGCGATTAA
- the grpE gene encoding nucleotide exchange factor GrpE gives MSDESKQVENPQSPAVEDSLHPETISPQPSTEPEGSVAAGMVEDASASPEESVESPEPAVEEIPVSDAAAANPEAVAADMGQAALLAEVLASKEMQLEALQQSHDEVKAQYQRLGADFDNFRKRTTKEKADLEEQIKCKTIQELLPVVDNFERARSQIKPQDDGEMNIHKSYQSVYKQLVDCLKRIGVSPMRAEGKEFDPNLHEAVMREPTAEHAEGTVMEELMRGYLLNDRVLRHAMVKVAAATEAVEAEDNPEEPGEESGES, from the coding sequence ATGAGTGACGAGTCAAAGCAGGTAGAAAATCCTCAGAGTCCCGCTGTAGAGGACTCTCTGCATCCAGAAACCATTTCTCCTCAACCTTCAACCGAACCAGAGGGGAGTGTAGCAGCAGGCATGGTTGAGGACGCTAGTGCATCCCCGGAAGAGTCCGTAGAATCTCCGGAACCGGCAGTAGAAGAGATCCCCGTATCGGATGCGGCTGCTGCCAATCCAGAAGCGGTTGCTGCCGATATGGGACAAGCGGCTCTGCTTGCCGAAGTCTTAGCCAGTAAAGAGATGCAACTGGAAGCATTGCAACAAAGCCATGATGAAGTTAAGGCTCAGTACCAGCGACTGGGAGCCGATTTTGATAATTTCCGCAAGCGGACGACGAAAGAAAAAGCGGACTTAGAAGAGCAAATTAAGTGCAAGACCATCCAGGAGTTATTGCCGGTAGTGGATAACTTCGAGCGCGCGCGATCGCAAATTAAACCCCAAGATGATGGGGAGATGAATATTCATAAGAGTTATCAAAGCGTTTACAAACAACTGGTGGATTGTCTGAAGCGAATTGGCGTCTCTCCCATGCGGGCTGAAGGTAAAGAATTTGACCCGAACCTACATGAGGCTGTGATGAGGGAACCCACTGCCGAACATGCAGAAGGCACGGTAATGGAGGAATTGATGCGAGGCTACCTGCTCAACGACCGTGTATTGCGCCATGCCATGGTCAAAGTTGCTGCCGCAACCGAAGCGGTAGAAGCAGAAGACAATCCGGAAGAACCCGGAGAAGAAAGCGGCGAAAGCTAA
- the dnaK gene encoding molecular chaperone DnaK codes for MGKVIGIDLGTTNSCVAVLEGGQPVVISNAEGGRTTPSMVGFGKAGDRLIGQLAKRQAVTNAENSIYSIKRFIGRRWDDTETERSRVPYKCIQGRDSTVDVNVRGRTYTPQEISAMILQKLKQDAEDYLGEPVTEAVITVPAYFTDAQRQATKDAGTIAGLDVQRIVNEPTAAALSYGLDKQDEDQLILVFDLGGGTFDVSILQLGDGIFEVVATSGNNQLGGDDFDNCLVNWMIEAFRDAEGIDLSADKMALQRLREAAEKSKIELSSLQTTSINLPFITADETGPKHLEMDLTRAKFEELAKEMIQATLEPVEQALKDGEKSKEEIDRILLVGGSTRIPAVQNALRQYFDGKTPDRSVNPDEAVALGAAIQGGVIGGEIKDLLLLDVTPLSLGIETLGEVFTKIIDRNTTIPTSKTQVFSTATDGQTSVEIHVLQGERAMVTDNKSLGKFQLTGIPPAPRGVPQIEVSFEIDANGILKVSAKDKGTGREQSIEITNTGGLSQTQIEQMRTEAEVYSESDRTRRQLAELKNQAEGLFQSYYTTLQDNGEVIAEELQADAQGRIDSIRAALSNPESTVDEVKEQMNALQQTLFAIGSSVYASSTPLQESNADETVLDSSAAAEAAVESAQEDDDFNFDEDETVAADYEEIQ; via the coding sequence ATGGGAAAAGTTATTGGGATTGACTTAGGGACAACTAACAGTTGCGTAGCCGTATTAGAAGGAGGTCAGCCCGTGGTGATCTCCAATGCCGAAGGGGGCAGAACCACGCCAAGCATGGTCGGTTTTGGCAAAGCCGGCGATCGCCTAATCGGTCAACTGGCCAAACGGCAAGCAGTTACCAATGCTGAAAACAGCATTTACAGCATCAAACGCTTTATCGGCCGGCGGTGGGACGATACGGAAACCGAGCGCTCTCGGGTTCCATATAAATGCATTCAAGGGCGAGATAGCACCGTAGACGTCAACGTTCGCGGACGGACCTACACTCCCCAAGAAATCTCCGCCATGATCTTGCAAAAACTAAAGCAAGATGCGGAAGACTACCTTGGAGAACCGGTGACCGAAGCAGTGATTACCGTTCCGGCTTACTTCACCGACGCTCAACGGCAAGCAACAAAAGATGCAGGAACTATTGCAGGATTGGACGTTCAGCGTATCGTCAACGAACCGACTGCCGCTGCACTCTCCTACGGTTTAGACAAACAAGATGAAGACCAACTGATCCTCGTCTTTGACCTCGGAGGTGGAACCTTTGATGTTTCCATCCTGCAACTGGGAGATGGCATATTTGAAGTCGTTGCGACCTCCGGTAACAACCAACTCGGCGGCGATGACTTTGACAATTGTCTGGTGAACTGGATGATTGAAGCCTTCCGAGACGCCGAAGGCATTGACCTTTCCGCAGACAAAATGGCCTTACAGCGGCTGCGGGAAGCGGCAGAAAAATCCAAAATCGAACTCTCCAGCCTGCAAACCACCTCCATCAACCTCCCCTTCATTACTGCCGACGAAACCGGTCCCAAACACCTAGAAATGGATCTGACCCGGGCCAAATTTGAAGAACTGGCCAAAGAAATGATCCAGGCCACCCTAGAACCGGTGGAGCAAGCCCTCAAAGATGGGGAAAAAAGCAAAGAAGAAATCGATCGCATCTTGCTCGTCGGCGGTTCCACTCGCATCCCTGCGGTACAAAATGCCTTACGCCAATATTTTGATGGCAAAACCCCAGACCGCTCGGTCAACCCCGATGAAGCCGTTGCCCTCGGTGCTGCCATTCAAGGCGGAGTCATTGGTGGCGAAATTAAAGACCTGCTCTTACTCGATGTCACTCCCCTGTCCCTAGGCATCGAAACCCTGGGGGAAGTCTTTACCAAAATCATCGATCGCAATACCACTATTCCCACCAGCAAAACCCAAGTCTTCTCTACGGCAACTGACGGCCAAACCTCCGTAGAAATTCACGTTCTGCAAGGGGAACGAGCCATGGTGACTGACAACAAAAGTCTCGGTAAATTCCAACTGACCGGCATTCCTCCCGCTCCTCGCGGCGTCCCCCAAATCGAAGTCTCTTTTGAAATTGATGCCAACGGTATCCTCAAAGTCTCGGCAAAAGACAAAGGAACCGGACGAGAACAGAGCATTGAAATTACCAACACTGGCGGTCTCAGCCAAACTCAAATCGAACAAATGCGTACCGAAGCGGAAGTCTATTCCGAATCCGATCGCACGCGCCGGCAATTAGCCGAACTGAAAAACCAAGCCGAGGGACTCTTCCAAAGCTACTACACCACCTTGCAAGATAATGGAGAGGTCATCGCAGAGGAGTTGCAAGCCGATGCTCAAGGACGTATCGATAGTATTCGCGCCGCTCTCAGCAATCCCGAATCAACCGTAGACGAGGTGAAAGAACAAATGAATGCTCTGCAACAAACCCTATTTGCTATTGGTTCATCGGTTTACGCCAGCTCTACTCCTCTTCAAGAGAGCAACGCAGATGAAACAGTTTTGGATTCATCGGCTGCGGCTGAAGCGGCGGTAGAATCGGCGCAAGAGGATGATGATTTTAACTTTGATGAGGACGAAACCGTGGCGGCAGACTATGAGGAAATCCAATAA
- the dnaJ gene encoding molecular chaperone DnaJ: MADYYQTLGVSREANKEEIKRAYRRLARKYHPDVNKESGAEDKFKEINRAYEVLSEPEMKARYDRFGEAGVSSAAGGAGFNDFGDMGGFADIFESFFNGFSGGGPGGQSARRRGPARGDDLRLDLKLDFKEAIFGGEKEIRINHLETCKTCGGSGAKPGTKPVTCQTCGGSGQIRRATRTPFGSFTQVSVCPACNGKGQVIQDKCNDCGGAGNKQVTKKLKINVPAGVDNGTRLRVSNEGDSGQQGGPPGDLYVYLFVNEDADFRRDGINVLSEIKVSYLQAILGSRVEVDTVDGTEELIVPAGTQPSTVLTLENRGVPRLGNPVSRGDHLITVMVEIPNPKQLSADEKQYLTELAKLRGDRTDKGGGFLGGLFK; the protein is encoded by the coding sequence ATGGCCGATTATTATCAAACTCTCGGTGTTTCCCGCGAAGCCAATAAAGAAGAGATCAAGCGAGCCTACCGCCGGCTGGCGCGAAAGTATCATCCGGACGTGAATAAAGAATCCGGAGCTGAAGATAAGTTTAAAGAGATTAACCGGGCCTACGAAGTCTTATCCGAACCGGAAATGAAGGCTCGATACGACCGGTTTGGTGAAGCTGGAGTTAGTAGCGCTGCCGGAGGAGCTGGCTTTAATGATTTTGGTGATATGGGCGGGTTTGCTGATATCTTCGAGAGCTTCTTTAATGGATTCTCGGGAGGAGGGCCGGGAGGCCAAAGTGCCAGACGGCGCGGCCCGGCTCGCGGCGACGATTTACGTCTGGATTTGAAATTAGATTTTAAAGAGGCCATCTTTGGTGGAGAAAAGGAAATCCGCATTAACCACTTAGAAACCTGCAAAACCTGTGGGGGTTCGGGGGCCAAACCGGGAACGAAACCGGTAACCTGCCAAACCTGTGGGGGTTCCGGGCAAATTCGGCGAGCGACGCGCACCCCCTTTGGTAGTTTTACCCAAGTTTCGGTATGTCCGGCTTGTAATGGTAAAGGCCAGGTGATTCAGGATAAATGCAATGATTGTGGCGGTGCTGGCAATAAGCAGGTGACGAAGAAACTGAAAATTAACGTGCCGGCTGGAGTCGATAATGGGACGCGCTTGCGAGTCTCGAATGAGGGAGATTCCGGCCAGCAAGGCGGGCCTCCTGGAGATTTGTATGTCTATTTGTTTGTCAATGAGGATGCTGATTTCCGGCGCGATGGTATTAATGTCTTATCGGAGATTAAAGTCAGCTATTTGCAAGCTATTTTAGGCAGCCGCGTTGAGGTCGATACGGTGGATGGAACAGAGGAGTTAATCGTACCGGCAGGAACGCAACCGAGTACGGTGCTCACCTTAGAAAATCGAGGGGTTCCTCGGTTGGGAAATCCGGTCAGTCGCGGCGATCATTTAATTACGGTGATGGTGGAAATTCCGAATCCAAAACAGTTGAGTGCGGACGAGAAACAGTATTTAACCGAGTTAGCGAAGTTGCGCGGCGATCGCACGGATAAAGGCGGTGGCTTTTTAGGAGGGTTATTTAAGTGA
- a CDS encoding sulfurtransferase TusA family protein — protein sequence MSPDAQLDLRGTPCPLNFVRTKLYLEKMAPGALLEVWLDAGEPVEQVPDSLKMEGYGIETMEERFPETGEGFFALQVRRPVD from the coding sequence GTGAGTCCTGACGCTCAATTGGATTTGCGCGGAACCCCTTGTCCGCTCAATTTTGTTCGGACGAAACTCTATCTGGAAAAAATGGCTCCAGGTGCTCTGTTAGAGGTCTGGTTGGATGCTGGGGAACCCGTGGAGCAAGTTCCCGATAGCTTGAAAATGGAAGGCTATGGCATTGAAACCATGGAAGAACGCTTCCCGGAAACTGGGGAAGGGTTTTTCGCGCTTCAGGTGAGGCGGCCGGTGGATTGA
- the rsgA gene encoding small ribosomal subunit biogenesis GTPase RsgA: MDRGREVVGTVVAVQANFYRVRFHNSDMPQGELLCTRRSRLKKIGQRVMVGDRVRVEDPDWAGGRGAIAEVYPRRTELSRPPVANADRILLVFSAGQPSLDPHQLSRFLVKAESTELSLLLCLSKCDLVSTQWQEQWEQRLEEWGYSPLWISTVSQEGIATLKQELAEGVTIVAGPSGVGKSSLINELIPQLRLRVANVSGKLQRGRHTTRHVELFQLPTGGLLADTPGFNQPDLDTSPEELARYFPEARQRMESESCQFKDCLHTDEPHCSVRGEWERYEHYQIFLQEAIAQQEQRDRTRDPESVVKRKTKRKGDRYCEPKLELKKYRRLSRRKQHQLLEEQELDELYDERELEDIVD; encoded by the coding sequence ATGGATCGGGGCCGCGAGGTGGTGGGGACGGTGGTGGCGGTTCAAGCCAATTTTTACCGCGTTCGGTTCCACAACTCGGATATGCCCCAAGGAGAGTTACTTTGTACCCGACGATCGCGGTTGAAGAAGATCGGTCAGCGAGTGATGGTGGGCGATCGCGTACGGGTGGAAGACCCAGATTGGGCTGGAGGCCGAGGGGCGATCGCCGAAGTCTATCCGAGACGAACGGAGTTATCTCGCCCTCCAGTAGCTAATGCCGATCGCATTTTATTGGTATTTTCTGCCGGCCAGCCGAGTCTCGACCCCCATCAACTGAGCCGATTTTTAGTGAAGGCAGAATCGACGGAACTCTCTCTGTTACTCTGTTTGAGTAAATGCGATCTGGTCTCGACTCAGTGGCAAGAGCAGTGGGAGCAGCGACTCGAGGAATGGGGATATTCTCCATTGTGGATTAGTACGGTGAGCCAGGAAGGAATTGCTACACTGAAACAAGAGTTGGCTGAGGGAGTAACAATTGTTGCAGGTCCTTCTGGAGTCGGAAAATCCAGTTTAATTAATGAATTAATTCCGCAGTTACGCTTGCGGGTTGCGAATGTATCTGGGAAACTGCAACGGGGACGGCACACCACCCGTCATGTAGAACTCTTCCAGTTGCCTACGGGAGGGTTGCTCGCCGATACTCCAGGATTTAATCAACCGGACTTAGATACAAGTCCGGAAGAGTTAGCGCGCTATTTTCCCGAGGCTCGACAACGGATGGAGAGCGAGTCTTGTCAGTTTAAAGATTGCTTGCATACGGACGAACCTCATTGCAGCGTTCGCGGGGAGTGGGAGCGCTACGAGCATTATCAAATTTTTTTGCAAGAGGCGATCGCCCAGCAAGAACAGCGCGATCGCACTCGCGATCCGGAGTCGGTGGTGAAGCGGAAGACCAAAAGGAAGGGCGATCGCTATTGCGAACCGAAATTAGAGCTGAAAAAATACCGCCGTTTATCTCGTCGCAAGCAACATCAACTGTTAGAAGAACAAGAGTTGGACGAGCTGTATGACGAGCGAGAACTGGAAGATATAGTCGATTAA
- a CDS encoding DUF937 domain-containing protein — MGLFNQILGAVSASGEGGAMGQMGGMVNTLQQLSQSSGANPDQMQSLLSVVGNFSRSALQEKEKNEGEEQVNNLVNQFSGLSANPLAVKALFSMPQLQQLVQVASDRTGLPAETIESALPTAVPLVLKVVQMGADRAEQNPLLRQFLDSDGDGDIDISDLMELASKYM; from the coding sequence ATGGGACTGTTTAACCAAATTTTAGGTGCTGTCAGTGCTTCCGGTGAGGGAGGAGCTATGGGACAAATGGGAGGTATGGTCAATACCCTGCAACAATTGTCCCAGTCTTCTGGAGCCAATCCCGACCAAATGCAATCCTTGCTGTCGGTAGTGGGCAATTTTTCCCGTTCGGCGTTGCAAGAGAAGGAGAAGAACGAAGGGGAGGAGCAAGTCAATAACCTGGTGAATCAATTTAGCGGCCTGTCGGCGAACCCGCTGGCGGTGAAAGCTTTGTTCAGTATGCCACAACTGCAACAGTTAGTTCAGGTGGCTAGCGATCGCACCGGGCTTCCTGCCGAAACCATTGAATCTGCCCTACCGACAGCAGTTCCCTTAGTCTTGAAAGTGGTACAAATGGGAGCCGATCGCGCCGAACAAAATCCTCTGCTGCGACAGTTCTTGGATAGCGATGGCGATGGAGATATCGATATTTCTGACTTAATGGAGCTAGCCAGCAAGTATATGTAA